One Gemmatimonadota bacterium genomic window, CGTCGCGATGACCTCCGCGCCCGAGGATGCGGAGATTCGCGACAGTGTCTCGTGCAGGTGATCCGGGTTGTCCTTGACCTTGAAGATCAACGTGCCGGACGGATAGCGCCGGTCTCCCTGCACGAAGGCCAGGTCGGTGCTGAACACCCTGAGCCCGGCCCGGTGGGACGCGGCCAGCAGTCGTCCTGCGGCCTGGGTGCCCCAGGGCACCAGGTAGGCGACTTCCGCCCGTCCTCCCTGGATCGCACCCGGTGGGATCATGTCAGGATCGACCAGGGTGAGGTCGCCTTCAATCGTCCGACTCGCGGCCACGGCCTCCACGTTGTACATCAGCGGGAACGACCACGCGGTCACGTCGTAGATCTGGTCCCCAATGCCCTTGCTCCTTCGACGCTCCTGCTCCTCGATGAAGTCGTCATCCATGGGTACGTGCCTGTCCAGGAGCGTGCGGATCAGGCGCTTGGCCGGCTGGGCGAGAGAAATGACGTAACTGCCCGCGGGATAGGTCGCTCCGCCGGACCGGAAGTCCGATCCGGCCTGGTGCACCTCGACGCCGTGACGGTCCATGAGCCAGGCCAGCTTGTCCACCCCCGAGGTATTGCTGTCCGGCCTGCGCGGAAGGATGTAGGCCCTGATGTCCTCGCTGCGGCCTTCCTCGATCGCCGACTGCCGGTAGGCGTAAAAGTCCGCCAGGAGCTTCTCCCGGTGGATCGCGGCCGTCTCGCTGGTGGCAATGGATGCGACGAAGTGGTGCCTTACCGTGTCCCTGAAGTGCATCACCGACGCGTCGCTTCTCCGGACGACGAGTCCCCGGGCCGAAGCCTGTTCGTAGGTCATGGCCACGCTACCGTAATAGGACGGCCAGCTGGCGCCGTAACCCGGATAGAAGGCGTCGAAAATCTCCCGGGTAAAGTAGGAGAACCCGTAGTGATCGAACCACTTCGCGTTGTTGCGGCCGAAAAGCTGGAGGTTCTCGCGCTGGTCCCGGGCCAGGTGCGGGTTGTAGGGTATCGCCTCCGGCGCGAAGTAGTAGGTGGTATTGGAACCCATTTCGTGCAGGTCGACGAAAACGGGCGGGTAGTAGTCCTGCAGGACCTTCACCCGGCCCAGGGTCTCGGGATGGTTCAGCGAAATCCAATCGCGGTTCAGGTCGAAGTAGTAGTGGTTGGTCCGTCCGCCGGGCCACGGTTCGTTGTGCTCGGCCGCCAGCGGACTGGCGTTCGGCTCCAGGCCTTCGGCGATCTCGAAATTGTGGACGAACCGGTCCCGTCCGTCCGGATTCTGGACCGGGTCGATCATCACGATCGTCTCTTCGAGGATATGGTCCACGACCGGGTCGTTTCGGGCCGCCAGCAGGTGATAGGCCGTGAACAGCGCCGCATCCCCGGGGGAGATTTCGTTACCGTGGACGGCGTAGCTCAGGTTGACGATTACCGGCAGCGAAGCGATCAGGCTGTCGGCGCTCGAACGGGACGTTATTCTGGGGTCGGCCAGCCGTTTCATGCCCGCGCTGACTTCCGGCAGCGCGCCGATCCGTTCCGGCGAACCTACAAAAGCGTACACCAGCTTCCGCCCTTCCCAGGACCGGGCATACTCGAGCACGCGCACCTGGCCGGGCAAAGCCGACTCGAGCGCTTCCAGGTACGCTATCAGTCCCGCGCTGGGCGTGATCCGGTCCCCGATCCGGTAGCCCAGGACCTCCTCCGCGGTGGGCACCGCGGGATCGTACTCGGTGCCGGGCCAGTATTCGAAGTCCTGCGCTCCAGCTGCCCGGGGGATCATCCCGGCGAGTAGAACCAGGCAAAAAAGCGGCAGGACGGTGAGCCTCTTCATCGATATACCTCCTCACACACGGTCTGGGCGGTGCATTCAGGAAACTTCGTTGGAGTAAATGAGCGGGTTCTGTGTATCGTCATCCAGCGGGTCGCCTATTTCGATCGTATCCAGGATCCGGTTCGGAAGCACGTTGGGGATGCCGTTGAACGTGCTGTGGTCGGGCATGTAGGCGCAGGTGAAGGCGCGGCGCGGCCAGGGCGTCATGTTCGCGTTGGCGGCGTGTACGATCAGCCCGTTGTGGAAGGAACATCCGCCCGCCGGCATGACGACGGGAACGGGGTCCATCCGGCCGAGATCGGGGTAGGCATCGAACATGGCCCCCACCTGTTTCCCCGCCGCCGGATAGTCGTCGCGCCGCTTCCTGTGCGACCCGGGCATGAAGAACATGCAGCCGTTCTGGACGGTGACTTCATCCAGGGCGACCCAGATGGTGATGGCGTGCTCCGACGCGAAGGACCACTTGGTATTGTCCTGGTGCCACGTGGTGGGATTGGCCCAGGGCAGTTTGGTCAGGACCTGGTCGTGCCAGATCCGGATTCCGTCGACCCCCTCCAGGTCGGCCGCCATTTTGCCCAGCCGGCCGTCCAGCATCAGCGCGCGGACGCCTACGTGATCCATCCACAGGTTGATCCGCTGCCGGAATACGGCTTCGTCATCCGCCGTTACCTTTCTGGCCAGGTGGTAGGACCCTTCGGGCAGCCGGTTCCGGTCCCGTAGTGAGACCGCCTCATCCACCGCGGACCGCCAGGTCTCCAGTTCTGATTCGTTCAGGAAGTCTTCTATGATGAGAAAGCCGTTTTCCCGGTAGGAGGCAATCTGTTCGCTCGTCAGTCGATGGTTCATTTATCGCGCTCCGTCATGCGGACCAGACCCGGGGGAACAGGTCGCAGGCCATAGGATCTCCCGGGGCGAGCCCGCCGGTTTCCGTGGGGGAAATCTCCCAGGGCCGGGTCGCGAACCGGGCGTCGTCTCCGAGCCATCGGGTGGCCAGTACCCGACGCGCATCGGTGAGGGACTGGTTGCCCGCCGCGCCGTGCAGCGTGCACATGTGGAACGCGATGACGTCGCCGGGTTCCATGTCCCACGCCAGGATCTCGTAGTCCTCCGGGTGTTCGTCGATGGGCGGCACGTCCTCGAAGGGACGGTCCTCGAGCATGGGTTTCGCGGAGGCGTCCTCGATGGTGTAATTGCTTTCCGTGGCGAACTTGCGGGGTACGAACCAGCGGCCCCAGTCGTGGGAACCCCGGACGAACTGCACGCAAGACGCTTTCGAAACGGGGTCCAGCGGCATCCACAGGGATACGTTCTGGCGGCCGTTCACCGGGTAATAGGGCTGGTCGTGGTGCCAGGGCGTCCGTTTGAGCGTGCCGGGCCATTTGACCAGGAGGTGTTCGTGATAGAAAACGGAACTCCGCGATTCCATGAGCCGCGCCGTCATGGCGCCCACGGGCGAGTGGAACACGAAGTCGCGGTACTCGGGAATCCGCTGCCAGTTGCAGTAATCGTCGACGAAACCGCCCCGGTCCGCTTCTCCCGCCTTCAGGGTACCCGCGTAATCGCTGGGTTCGGCCAGGTTGCGGGACACGCCGGCTTCCACGACGGACACCCAGTGCGGATCGAAGGCCCGCCGTATGCACACCGCGCCGTCTTCCCGGTATTGCCGTACGATGTCTTCGGTTACGATTCCTTCCGCATACAAGTCCCGCACGCTCCTTCCTATCGACCTTCCTCAGCGCCGGCGTCTTCAGTGCCGGCGTCTTCAGTGCCGGGCGATGTACATCTCGGTGTGCATGATGCCGATCCACGAGAACATCGCGTATCCGAACTTGTTGACTTCGAGCCCTTTCAGGTAGGGTTTCCGCAGGTCCACCGTCAGATTGTGGTACAGAAACGCGCCGCCCACGTCTTCCACGAGCAGCCGCTCCGCTTCACGGTACATGCTCATGCGTTTGTCGTGATCCATTTCATGCGCCGCCGCGTCGATCAGCCGGTCGAAGCCCTCGTTGCGCCAGTCCTGTCGCCCGAATCCTCTCGGCTGCGACCGCCAAACCATGCCGAGCAGGTTGTTCGGATCGGGATAGTCGGCATTGAATCCTCCCAGGCCCATGGGAATGTTCCATTCGTACATATTGTCCCGGTATACCTTGTCTTCCGATCCCCGCATGCGGAGTCTCAGGCCCAGCGCATTTCCGAGCATCGCCTGTATGGCCTGGGCGGTGTAACTGATCTGGGGGTTGGTCTTGCCGATCCAGAAATCGATCGTTGGAAAACCCTTGCCGCCCGGAAATCCCGCTTCGGCCATCAGGTCCCTGGCACGGTCCGGATCGTAGGCCTGGACGGACTGTGTGGACGCGTCCGCACTTCCGGGAAACTTGGGCGGGAGCATGGAGTAGGCAGGCACGCCCGTGTTGCGCAGGACGACGTTGCACAACACCTCGCGGTCGATGGCGTGGCTGATCGCGCTCCGCACGCGGACATCGTCGAAGGGCGGCTCGCGGGTCTTGAAGAAGAGGTACCAGGTCTCAGGAAAGGCGTAGTACGACAGCTCGGATTTCAGGGTCGGGTGGTTTTCGATGAAGGGCAGGTCGGTCAACAGGACCCTGAGATAGTCGATCTCGTCGTTCTCGTACGGCGGGGTGCCCGGGTGTCCCGTGGTGAAGATCTGGACGATCTTCTCGAGAAACCCTTTGTGGGGACCGGTATAGTAGGGATTGAGGGTCAGCGTGGCCTGCCTGCCCTTCTGCCATTCGGAGAGGGTGTAGCTCGCGTTGGCTACCAGGTTACCCGCCTCGCTCCATCGTACCCCGTGCTTTTCGACCTGCCACCGGGGTACCGGTCCCGATCCGGTGAACGCCACGATGAAGGGCAGATAGGGACAGGGCTTCTCCGTT contains:
- a CDS encoding peptide ABC transporter substrate-binding protein, encoding MHTTATGTGMKKGTRPVRSASVRVRTLCARGRLVAAAACLAGFICCFLPAAVLTGAVPVVNSIGKEMPPDAAPLEQQVFRYTLVEPLTFDVSINIYEGQGALTLFERLVMLDKNLELVGAAASSWEQSADGLRWTFKLRPDGKWSDGRTVTAHDFEYTYKRFLDPAVASPYAFFYYEIKGARPFNQGSVTDPSTVGVRALDDFTLEIETEKPCPYLPFIVAFTGSGPVPRWQVEKHGVRWSEAGNLVANASYTLSEWQKGRQATLTLNPYYTGPHKGFLEKIVQIFTTGHPGTPPYENDEIDYLRVLLTDLPFIENHPTLKSELSYYAFPETWYLFFKTREPPFDDVRVRSAISHAIDREVLCNVVLRNTGVPAYSMLPPKFPGSADASTQSVQAYDPDRARDLMAEAGFPGGKGFPTIDFWIGKTNPQISYTAQAIQAMLGNALGLRLRMRGSEDKVYRDNMYEWNIPMGLGGFNADYPDPNNLLGMVWRSQPRGFGRQDWRNEGFDRLIDAAAHEMDHDKRMSMYREAERLLVEDVGGAFLYHNLTVDLRKPYLKGLEVNKFGYAMFSWIGIMHTEMYIARH
- a CDS encoding phytanoyl-CoA dioxygenase codes for the protein MGRSVRDLYAEGIVTEDIVRQYREDGAVCIRRAFDPHWVSVVEAGVSRNLAEPSDYAGTLKAGEADRGGFVDDYCNWQRIPEYRDFVFHSPVGAMTARLMESRSSVFYHEHLLVKWPGTLKRTPWHHDQPYYPVNGRQNVSLWMPLDPVSKASCVQFVRGSHDWGRWFVPRKFATESNYTIEDASAKPMLEDRPFEDVPPIDEHPEDYEILAWDMEPGDVIAFHMCTLHGAAGNQSLTDARRVLATRWLGDDARFATRPWEISPTETGGLAPGDPMACDLFPRVWSA
- a CDS encoding peptidase M14, whose amino-acid sequence is MKRLTVLPLFCLVLLAGMIPRAAGAQDFEYWPGTEYDPAVPTAEEVLGYRIGDRITPSAGLIAYLEALESALPGQVRVLEYARSWEGRKLVYAFVGSPERIGALPEVSAGMKRLADPRITSRSSADSLIASLPVIVNLSYAVHGNEISPGDAALFTAYHLLAARNDPVVDHILEETIVMIDPVQNPDGRDRFVHNFEIAEGLEPNASPLAAEHNEPWPGGRTNHYYFDLNRDWISLNHPETLGRVKVLQDYYPPVFVDLHEMGSNTTYYFAPEAIPYNPHLARDQRENLQLFGRNNAKWFDHYGFSYFTREIFDAFYPGYGASWPSYYGSVAMTYEQASARGLVVRRSDASVMHFRDTVRHHFVASIATSETAAIHREKLLADFYAYRQSAIEEGRSEDIRAYILPRRPDSNTSGVDKLAWLMDRHGVEVHQAGSDFRSGGATYPAGSYVISLAQPAKRLIRTLLDRHVPMDDDFIEEQERRRSKGIGDQIYDVTAWSFPLMYNVEAVAASRTIEGDLTLVDPDMIPPGAIQGGRAEVAYLVPWGTQAAGRLLAASHRAGLRVFSTDLAFVQGDRRYPSGTLIFKVKDNPDHLHETLSRISASSGAEVIATDTGWVDEGPNFGSNNVVFMRKPRIALAWDRPTRAYNAGATRFVVERQIGYPVTAIRTRQLATADLRDFDVLLLPDPGFGGTYGTVLGERGARRIREWVRGGGTVVGLGAGATAYLASESTGLLSTTREDEAEEDGGDGDSGDGNASGRIYETEDEYLRSLNPDDPAPPSTQGVLLKAGLDPDHWLASGRDRTVNALVSGSSIFKPLKLDAGNNVAVFLGPDEVLASGFAWEGSTQQLAYKPLLMEEQHGRGLAIGFTADPNFRAYMDGLNILFMNAIFRGPAHAGAAVTE
- a CDS encoding phytanoyl-CoA dioxygenase family protein, producing the protein MNHRLTSEQIASYRENGFLIIEDFLNESELETWRSAVDEAVSLRDRNRLPEGSYHLARKVTADDEAVFRQRINLWMDHVGVRALMLDGRLGKMAADLEGVDGIRIWHDQVLTKLPWANPTTWHQDNTKWSFASEHAITIWVALDEVTVQNGCMFFMPGSHRKRRDDYPAAGKQVGAMFDAYPDLGRMDPVPVVMPAGGCSFHNGLIVHAANANMTPWPRRAFTCAYMPDHSTFNGIPNVLPNRILDTIEIGDPLDDDTQNPLIYSNEVS